TCTTTTGTATTCTATTGCAATAGCTTCTAGAATTTCAAATCTTTTGTTTTCAAATAATAAATGGAATAAACCTTTAGTTACACCATTTACATCTGCGAAAACTTCTAAAAGAGCACTTTCTTTAACTTCAACTTTTGTAGTTGGGTTTTGAATAAATGTACTCAGTTCTGTATTAGTTTCAATTGCCTGAGCAATTGATTTCATATCGTTATTTACAGCTTCGGCAACACCTTTAGAGTTTGCTAAGTCCAGAATTGCTTTTGCATAACGAATTGCTGCTCTTGTACTTGCCATAATCTTAGTTTAACTTTACGTCACCTAACATTTTCTCAACTAATTTAGTTTGAGATTCTTTGTTAGATAATTCTTCTTTCAATAATTTTTCAGCGATGCTTAATGATAAAGTTGAAACCTGA
The sequence above is drawn from the Flavobacterium sp. N2038 genome and encodes:
- the atpH gene encoding ATP synthase F1 subunit delta; this encodes MASTRAAIRYAKAILDLANSKGVAEAVNNDMKSIAQAIETNTELSTFIQNPTTKVEVKESALLEVFADVNGVTKGLFHLLFENKRFEILEAIAIEYKRLFDESNGVEVAKVTTAIPMDAALEAKVLAKVATLSDKKITIENIVDPSIIGGFILRIGDNQYNASVANRLQVLKRELSN